AAAGTATCATTGGGCAACTCATCTGCCACATAGTGGTCTTTTTGATAGATGTCTTGCTTATGGATAACAGTAGCCACAGGCAATGATTTGAACGCTTGAAACCACGCTCCGTGAATGTCCTCAAAGTCCGACTCGGACAGCGAGTAAATTTCGGGATTTTCCACTTGATAGCATAAAACCACATTACCGTTATTTGCGAACACGATATGGTCTTGAATGTCCAAAATGGGATGATATGCGGATAGGTTAATTTTTTTCATAATGCAAGCGACTTGTTTTTTTATTACTAATGGTTTTGGGGAATACCTTTTTTATATGCATTAAAGCAGGATTATTGGTAATCTGGGTCAAAGCGACATACAATATTCCGTTCCATAGAAATAGGCAGATGATGACCATAAAGCGGAATGAAAAGATGATAAACAATAGCGTTCCAATTATGGAGGTCATCATGAGGGCGAATAAAGTTATGGGCAAACCCATAATCACTGCTCGCTTGCGGATGTTTTTATAGATATCGAACTTTTTCATAAGTCATAAGTTTTTTATTCAAAAACCCTCGATCAGGGCGACTAGACTACGATGCCTATTAAATAGGTAAAGATGCCTACTACAGCTCCTGCAATCAATACAAAGACCAATACCCGGGTAATCCCTTTTTTTAAATCAGCGTTCTCGCCAAAGAAATGTCCGGCATTGAATAGAAAGCCTATTAAAAAGATAACACCCAGAATAATGGGAAAAATAGTCCGGATAGTATCCGAAACATCGTTGACAGAATCTTCGATGCCTCCTATTTGTGCAAAAGTTGCGTTGGTAATAAGTAGTGCTAGAAGGCTTACATAAAGTGATTTTTTCATACTCAAAAAGGTTTAAATTTTGGTTCAATTTTGATACTTGAAAAATAGTGTATATTGCAATACAAATAGCTGATAATCAATAATATGTGAATAAAATAAGTTTTGAAATCATTTGTTTTTATTTGATGCAAATTGGTATCAAATTGTATGAAAATTGGAAGTGCTTATGTTGATAACTATAAAATTTTGGAGTTGGGTAAGGCTCAAAAACGTCATTTTTCTGCTGATGCTCCTAAAAACTTGCGTCATTTTTGGTCAGGATTTGCACACTAAAAAAGTTATTGTCATCGACCCCGGGCATGGTGGAAAAGATACCGGTGCAATTGGTATAAATGGTATTCTGGAAAAGAAGGTGGTTTTAAATATTGCAACCGAAATAATTAGGCTTAATAAAACCTTATTTGAGGACAAGTTTGATATTTATTTAACACGGTATTCTGATACCTTGATTTCCTTATCGGATAGAAGCCGATTGGCTAAAACCTTAAAGGCGGATGTATTTGTGTCATTACATTGTAATTCATCCAGCACTTCTTCAAAAGGAATGGATGTTTACGTGCATAATACCAATATCTATGAAGAAAACTTGAAAAGTTCTATAACATTGGGATGGTGTATTTTAGAGGAAAGTACCCTAAAATTGGGCTTTAAAAAACGTGGCGTCCGATTTGCAAATTTTCAAGTGTTGCGTGAAACAGTTGCTTATTGTCCATCTGTACTCCTTGAAATGGGCTTTATTACGAACTCTGATGAAACAGATTATTTTTTAGAACCTAAAAATATCAAGGCTATGGCACTGGCTGTTTTAATGGGATTGTATAACTATTTAAATATTGAATTATGAAAGAAATGTTTATGGAAATTGCAAAAATTATTGTTGAAATGATAAGGATAGTGTTATCAAGTTTTCTATCAATTGTTAAGAAATAAAATCAATTTTTTTTAAGGGTACTTTTCCACCCACCTTTCTACCCACTTATGGAAGTATATAATTAATTTTCCAATGACCTCCTTTTGCACTACCAACTCTTTCTATAAGACCTAAATCTTTTAGAGCATCTAGATTATTATCAATAGCAGTAGGACTTAAGCTAACTATTTCTTCAAGTTCTCTTTTGGTAACTTTATTGTTTTTGTGAATAGCTTTGATAATATTAACCCTATTATCAGTTAGATTATCTACCCACTTATCAACCCACCTGTCAAAATCAAAAGGTCTTCTTAATGTAACCGTAAATATTCCTTCTGTATTAAATTCAGGTGGAGTTAAGTTTTCCTCAATCATTAAATCTCTCATTCTACTAATACCAGAACCTACTTGTTCTACCATTCTTATTCTTTCAAAAAGACCAAATATTAAAGGATTTCTACTCAAACTTCTTTTACCAAATTCATTTTTAGGAATACCACTTATTAAACCACCAGGATTTGAAACTTCAACTCTATCTATAAATACTTCAATAGTAATACGAGCTCCTTTATCATAATAATCTCTATGTGCTAAAGCATTAATTATAGCTTCTTTAAAAACTGTCTCGGGAATTTCCCAAAGTTCTTTACGTGGTTGTGAACCCGTTCCTTCTATGTCATAACGTACATTTAGTTTTGTTTTTAACCAAGTCATCGCTTGAAGAAACTGTTGGTACAGCGTACCTGTCATCATTTTATTATCAACAATATATCTTTTATCAATACCATCAAAAGCTATGCAACGAATAACTGCTTTTTCAAAAAATTGTTCAGGGTTTTCGGCAAAGAATAAGGCTGCTCCGTTTTTTACAAAACCCTCTTTAGTAAATAATTTAAGACTATTGAAAATCTGCTCATTGGGTACAACAGAACCTAATCCTGCTAATAACTTAAATTGGTCTATATTGACTTTTGGGATATGTTTTTTTAAATCAATTTCTTTGCATGGTGCTTCATCATAATAAATTCTGTCTGCTTGTTGGAAGAAATCTCTCATTTCTTCAACTGTAGTCAGTTTTTGAGAATTAGGTCCTTGACGTACATAAATTGCTCCTGAAAGTACATACGGTTTATTGACACCAGAAGGCACTTCTATTATTACTATATCTTTCGCCTCAATATTTACAATATAAATATCACAATGTAATGCTGGTGTTATTTCATTGATTGAATTTTGAAGCGCAGAATGTTTTGCATTATTAAAAGTGACTCCTTGAACAACATTGCTATCATCGACTCCAATAAGAACCGCACCTCCAGCAGCGTTGGCAAATGCACAAATTTCTTCCGTAATTTCCTTAACCTTACTTGGAGTACTTTTTTTAAATTCGACATTGTATCCCTCTCCAGAAGCAATAAGTGATTTTATTTCGGTGGTGCTTAACATAAATTAGTAGATTATTAAGATTCACAAAGCTATTGAAATTGTTTTGTTTTTAGATCTTTGTATTGCAATTTTGTCCGTGTTAAAGTGGTATTATCCAATTTATATTCGCTTATCTTCGCTGCTCTTTTCAAATGCAACCAAATTAAACAACTGCCGCATCCGGGAACGTACCCGATTGCCATAACGATCCTCTAATTCTTTGGCATTTAAATTCGTGGTTGCATGAGTCTTGATTTTATGCTTTAAAAATAAATCATAACGAGAAAGTAATATTTCGCCCATGACATTACAATCTTTTCCAAAAAATCTCCCGGTAGGCTCTACCCCTAAATCATCAAAACAATAAAACTTTTGATTCCCAAAATGTTCAATGGTCTTATAGCCGGTATGATTAAAAGCAAAAGCGACATTGCGAGTTGGAGTAATCTGGTAAATTCTATGATGTGGAACAATGGATGGTAATAGTTTCATTAAACTGGTTTTTCCGCAGCCAACAGGACCGGAAAGCAAGATGCCTTTGTTAATGTCAATACCCAATTTTTTACAATTTACTTCCTCTTGGATAAAATAATTGCAGAGCTTGAATACTATCTCACGATCTTCCTCAAAAATTTTAAATTTCTTACCAAATAATAGTTTTCCTTTGACATCGAGGTAAATAAGCAATTTATCAAAATCATAATGAATTTGATTTTCTTTCAGTTCTCCCAATTGGTATTGCACACTGTCCTCAACAATAATATGTGGTTTTTGACTTATCATAAGGGTTCATTGTAGTTTTTGTTTGTCGCAGTCTTTAGGTTGTCCGTATTTTGGCTAACCGCTTTTACTGTTTTTTCTTGTTTTATTTCATTCGCTTTTAGCATCCAGTTGCGAGCTGTTGCCTGCCAATCGACAATTTTTGTTTTGCCTCCTACTCTCCAACCAATGCCCTGGTAGTGGTTGTAAAATTTTTTGGCTTCCAATTCTGGTCCATTTTCTTTTTTAAAAAAATCAATAACTTCATTTTCAGTTTTTGGCTGGTCAAGTTTATTCTTGTTTGTTTTATTTATTCCTGTTTGGATATGTTTATCTTCAGATACCAACGCATATTCATAGCTTGTCCCGATATTGGTATGACTTTGGTCTAAAGATGGTTCATAGCTTGTCCCAAAATAGAACATCCTAATTTTACTCCCTTGAAAAGGATTGTGTGAAGGCTGATATAGGATGTATTTCCAAGAACTAAGCTCTTTTATACACCGATGATAGGTGGTTTTTGAACCCAATTTGGATAAATCCATTACTTCGCTTCGATTGATATAAAAAGAAGATTTAAAACGATAATTATTCCAAATCTGAAACAATGCCATATACAAGCTAATATGACTTGGATTAAGGCGATTATCTTTTGAAAATAATTCTAAAATACCATTTAGGTGCTTGATATAATTGAGATTTTCCAAAATAGACTAGAATTTGTTAGGTACTCGGTTCTTTTCCATCAAATTCATTATTTCTTCATAATCGTAATAGAGTACCCCACCAATTTTGGTATAGACTAATGTTCCATTAATTCTTAAGTTTTGCAAAGTTCCTGGAGAAATACCTAATAATTCTCGAACTTCTGGAGATTTTAGCCATTTCTTGGTTATTTGACCAGATTGGTTGTTCAGTAGTTGTTTGATATCATCGAGTAGTTCCATTTTGAACTCTAGAAGATCTTCCGTTGTAATAATTGTTGTTGGCATAATAAAACGATTTAAAAGTAAAGCCGCCACGATTATTATTTTTTAATGACGGCTTTACCGAGATTTGACTTTCGTTTTGCAAATTTGGGAAGGTATATTGGATTTTTTTACCAAGTTGTTACCAACTTGGTTGTTTTTTTGTATTTATTTTTGTGTGAAATTGATTGGTTTTATTGCTTAAATCTGAATATTTGGAGAACAATTTAACTCAAATATTATGGAAAAAAGCACATTTTTAATTTACCAAGTTGGTAGCATCTTGGTATTTTTATTCATCCTTTTTATCCATTTGTTCCAATAATGAATTCTTTAGGTTATCTAAAAATTTTGTGCGATTTACCTTTCTGCTTCTTATGGCTAAATAGGTTCGATAATAATCTCCTAATTCCACATCAAACAAGTTTTCTGTCCAATTGGCAATATCTTTAATATCTACATTTCCACTATTGATAGCTCCACTACTATGGAGGGCATAAATCAATTCTGTTAATGCCACTTTAGAGGAAGTCCATTGAAATGTAGATTTGCTAAAATTAGTATCCATCTTACCCTGACTTTTCAAATACATCAACCTTTTTTTCAGATAACTTACCAGCTTGTTAAATGCAATTACTTTGCCCTGTAGCATATCCCGAGAAGTGCAAAATTCGGGTGGACAATAATAAAATCCTGAAGAAAA
The nucleotide sequence above comes from Aureibaculum algae. Encoded proteins:
- a CDS encoding helix-turn-helix domain-containing protein is translated as MPTTIITTEDLLEFKMELLDDIKQLLNNQSGQITKKWLKSPEVRELLGISPGTLQNLRINGTLVYTKIGGVLYYDYEEIMNLMEKNRVPNKF
- a CDS encoding ATPase, whose amino-acid sequence is MISQKPHIIVEDSVQYQLGELKENQIHYDFDKLLIYLDVKGKLLFGKKFKIFEEDREIVFKLCNYFIQEEVNCKKLGIDINKGILLSGPVGCGKTSLMKLLPSIVPHHRIYQITPTRNVAFAFNHTGYKTIEHFGNQKFYCFDDLGVEPTGRFFGKDCNVMGEILLSRYDLFLKHKIKTHATTNLNAKELEDRYGNRVRSRMRQLFNLVAFEKSSEDKRI
- a CDS encoding RteC domain-containing protein, coding for MNNILIATSFPNDQEEIQFFKKVKVQPISILIYFSEIRSFEIHFPRLSVGKQRKYLEKKIADVNSFFDHYIEFVQYVKDEKTHLDYLYYTRAHKETSIIFSSGFYYCPPEFCTSRDMLQGKVIAFNKLVSYLKKRLMYLKSQGKMDTNFSKSTFQWTSSKVALTELIYALHSSGAINSGNVDIKDIANWTENLFDVELGDYYRTYLAIRSRKVNRTKFLDNLKNSLLEQMDKKDE
- a CDS encoding RNA-binding domain-containing protein → MLSTTEIKSLIASGEGYNVEFKKSTPSKVKEITEEICAFANAAGGAVLIGVDDSNVVQGVTFNNAKHSALQNSINEITPALHCDIYIVNIEAKDIVIIEVPSGVNKPYVLSGAIYVRQGPNSQKLTTVEEMRDFFQQADRIYYDEAPCKEIDLKKHIPKVNIDQFKLLAGLGSVVPNEQIFNSLKLFTKEGFVKNGAALFFAENPEQFFEKAVIRCIAFDGIDKRYIVDNKMMTGTLYQQFLQAMTWLKTKLNVRYDIEGTGSQPRKELWEIPETVFKEAIINALAHRDYYDKGARITIEVFIDRVEVSNPGGLISGIPKNEFGKRSLSRNPLIFGLFERIRMVEQVGSGISRMRDLMIEENLTPPEFNTEGIFTVTLRRPFDFDRWVDKWVDNLTDNRVNIIKAIHKNNKVTKRELEEIVSLSPTAIDNNLDALKDLGLIERVGSAKGGHWKINYILP
- a CDS encoding N-acetylmuramoyl-L-alanine amidase family protein → MHTKKVIVIDPGHGGKDTGAIGINGILEKKVVLNIATEIIRLNKTLFEDKFDIYLTRYSDTLISLSDRSRLAKTLKADVFVSLHCNSSSTSSKGMDVYVHNTNIYEENLKSSITLGWCILEESTLKLGFKKRGVRFANFQVLRETVAYCPSVLLEMGFITNSDETDYFLEPKNIKAMALAVLMGLYNYLNIEL